A genomic region of uncultured Methanobrevibacter sp. contains the following coding sequences:
- a CDS encoding DUF371 domain-containing protein yields MIFKLQAKGHKNVTSHHKSTFEITKDPEIGPTADCIVGTGADKSMLDFPQELKDKIANSKSRITVILDTENGHDEIVGFGHEDLTLTHPTDIVCRTSDYTCSRTLMIKADKAAKDLNQDLIEDLKNDGIMEVTIKVDT; encoded by the coding sequence ATGATTTTCAAACTTCAAGCCAAAGGTCATAAAAATGTAACCTCTCATCACAAGTCCACTTTTGAAATTACAAAAGATCCTGAAATCGGTCCAACTGCAGATTGCATTGTAGGAACAGGTGCTGATAAATCAATGCTTGACTTTCCTCAGGAACTTAAAGATAAAATCGCCAACTCAAAAAGCAGAATAACTGTTATTTTGGATACTGAAAACGGTCATGATGAAATTGTCGGCTTTGGCCATGAGGATTTGACCTTGACTCATCCAACAGATATTGTGTGCAGAACTAGTGATTATACCTGTTCAAGGACATTGATGATTAAAGCAGATAAGGCTGCAAAAGATTTGAATCAAGATTTGATTGAAGATTTGAAAAATGATGGGATTATGGAAGTTACCATAAAGGTTGATACTTAA